One stretch of Jiangella gansuensis DSM 44835 DNA includes these proteins:
- a CDS encoding ABC transporter permease: MTATWSDRRSAAKSTDAEGEVGDGRSAQRRRLWRWLTIAASLLVTVLVIAPAMSASPTAIEVDAALAPPGPDHLFGTDQLGRDVFARVVHGARLSMAVAVASTLMALIMASVLGALAATGRRWVQEIVMRLVDIGLAFPGILLPLVLAAVLGPSLTTTIIALGILFTFPMTRVVRGAIFAEYGNDYVLAARLLGTRRFRLVGYHVGLNAALPVLVYATLIMAGAILAEAGLSFLGAGVPPPAPSWGNIIRDGFTIVHAGAWWVSIFPGLAILCSVLALNRSAEAFGRSLRRR; this comes from the coding sequence GGTCTGATCGGCGGTCCGCGGCAAAGTCAACCGACGCCGAGGGCGAGGTCGGGGACGGGCGGTCGGCACAGAGGCGCAGATTGTGGCGCTGGCTGACCATCGCGGCCAGCCTGCTCGTCACTGTGTTGGTGATAGCGCCTGCGATGTCCGCGTCGCCTACCGCGATTGAGGTGGATGCGGCGCTCGCGCCACCAGGTCCGGATCATCTCTTCGGTACGGATCAACTCGGCCGCGACGTGTTTGCAAGAGTCGTCCACGGGGCGCGACTGAGCATGGCAGTGGCTGTGGCCTCGACTCTGATGGCACTGATCATGGCAAGTGTGCTCGGTGCGCTCGCAGCAACGGGGCGGCGCTGGGTCCAGGAGATCGTGATGCGGTTGGTGGACATCGGACTTGCTTTCCCCGGCATCTTGCTACCGCTGGTGCTGGCTGCTGTACTCGGGCCCAGCCTCACAACGACCATCATCGCGCTCGGCATTTTGTTCACATTTCCCATGACGCGCGTCGTGCGCGGGGCCATTTTCGCGGAATACGGCAACGACTATGTTCTTGCCGCCCGGTTGCTCGGCACGCGACGCTTTCGATTGGTTGGCTACCACGTCGGCCTCAATGCCGCCCTGCCAGTGCTCGTGTACGCCACCCTCATCATGGCTGGCGCGATCCTGGCCGAGGCGGGTCTGTCGTTCTTGGGTGCTGGCGTTCCGCCGCCGGCGCCCTCGTGGGGGAACATCATTCGGGATGGCTTCACCATCGTTCACGCCGGGGCGTGGTGGGTGTCCATCTTTCCTGGCCTGGCCATCTTATGCAGCGTACTTGCTCTAAATAGATCGGCAGAGGCGTTCGGGCGGAGTCTGCGGCGGCGTTGA